The Paraburkholderia bonniea genome includes a window with the following:
- a CDS encoding ABC transporter ATP-binding protein, with the protein MQPMSSSLPSAVPRLQPSALAPAAAPAFVRLENVVKRFGSSIAVDHVNLDLARNELFALLGSSGCGKSTLLRMLAGLESITSGRILIDGEDLAALPPYRRPVNMMFQSYALFPHMTVAGNVAFGLRQEGTPRREISERVEQALQLVQMNRYAQRKPHQLSGGQQQRVALARALVKRPKLLLLDEPMSALDKQIRQKTQLELVSIIEQVDVTCVMVTHDQEEAMTMASRLAVMSEGRIIQTGSPLEVYEYPNSRFSANFIGSTNLFEGVVVEDEPDHIFVASPELETRLHINHGITGPLGMAVGISVRPERVSVSRERPASPHNCARGVVSNVAYMGGYSLYHVRLESGKTIVANLSSTLLMNDGAPVWNDEVFVFWSPQSAVVLTQ; encoded by the coding sequence ATGCAACCGATGTCGTCCTCTCTCCCCAGCGCCGTGCCCCGGCTACAGCCCTCAGCGCTTGCTCCAGCCGCCGCGCCCGCGTTCGTACGGCTCGAAAACGTGGTGAAACGCTTTGGCAGCAGCATCGCCGTCGATCACGTCAATCTGGATCTCGCCCGCAATGAACTGTTCGCTTTGCTAGGCAGTTCCGGTTGTGGCAAATCGACCCTGCTGCGCATGCTCGCCGGTCTCGAAAGCATCACCTCGGGGCGCATCCTGATTGATGGCGAAGACCTCGCCGCACTGCCGCCGTATCGCCGCCCGGTCAACATGATGTTTCAGTCGTATGCGTTATTCCCGCACATGACCGTGGCGGGCAATGTCGCGTTTGGCTTGCGCCAGGAAGGCACACCACGGCGTGAAATCAGCGAACGGGTTGAGCAAGCCTTGCAGCTCGTGCAGATGAACCGCTACGCGCAACGCAAACCTCATCAGCTTTCTGGTGGCCAGCAACAACGCGTGGCGCTGGCACGTGCATTGGTCAAGCGGCCCAAGCTGTTGTTGCTGGACGAACCGATGTCCGCGCTCGACAAGCAAATCCGGCAGAAAACCCAGCTCGAACTGGTCAGCATCATCGAGCAAGTGGATGTGACTTGCGTGATGGTCACGCACGATCAGGAAGAAGCCATGACGATGGCCAGCCGCCTGGCGGTGATGAGCGAAGGCCGCATCATTCAGACCGGCTCGCCACTAGAGGTTTACGAATATCCGAATAGCCGCTTTTCAGCGAACTTCATCGGCTCGACCAACCTGTTCGAAGGCGTCGTGGTGGAAGACGAACCGGATCATATTTTTGTTGCAAGCCCTGAGCTTGAAACCCGCCTGCACATTAATCACGGCATCACCGGGCCATTGGGCATGGCCGTCGGCATTTCCGTGCGGCCCGAACGCGTGAGCGTTTCGCGCGAGCGTCCTGCATCACCGCATAACTGCGCACGCGGTGTGGTGAGCAACGTCGCTTACATGGGTGGCTATTCGCTGTATCACGTGCGCCTCGAAAGTGGCAAAACCATCGTGGCAAATCTGTCCAGCACCTTGCTAATGAACGACGGGGCCCCGGTCTGGAACGACGAAGTGTTTGTCTTCTGGTCACCCCAAAGCGCTGTGGTGCTCACCCAATGA
- a CDS encoding glutamine synthetase family protein encodes MHDIDEFLKKHRITEIEAIIPDMAGIARGKIIPRNKFESGESMRLPQAVMIQTVTGEYPEDGTLTGVTDPDMVCVPDPSTIRLIPWAVDPTAQVIHDCVHFDGSPVAISPRRVLRRVLELYKAKDWKPVIAPELEFYLVDMNKDPDLPLQPPIGRTGRPETGRQAYSIEAVNEFDPLFEDIYEYCDIQELEVDTLIHEVGAAQMEINFMHGDPLNLADRVFLFKRTVREAALRHRMYATFMAKPMENEPGSAMHIHQSLVDEETGLNLFTGSDGQPTDLFHSYIAGLQKYTPALMPIFAPYINSYRRLSRFMAAPINVQWGYDNRTVGFRIPHSGPAARRVENRIPGVDCNPYLAIAGTLAAGYLGMTQQLSATEPLTTDGYQLPYQLPRNLEEGLTLMGACEPMAGILGESFVKAYLALKETEYEAFFRVISSWERKHLLLHV; translated from the coding sequence ATGCACGACATCGACGAATTTCTGAAGAAACACCGCATCACCGAAATCGAAGCCATCATCCCCGACATGGCCGGTATTGCGCGCGGCAAGATCATTCCGCGCAACAAGTTCGAATCAGGGGAGTCGATGCGGCTGCCGCAGGCGGTGATGATCCAGACCGTCACCGGCGAATACCCGGAAGACGGCACTCTGACCGGTGTGACCGACCCCGATATGGTCTGCGTCCCTGACCCTTCGACCATTCGCCTGATCCCGTGGGCAGTCGATCCGACCGCCCAGGTGATCCACGACTGCGTGCACTTCGATGGCTCACCGGTGGCAATCTCGCCGCGCCGGGTATTGCGCCGGGTGCTGGAGCTGTACAAGGCTAAAGACTGGAAGCCGGTGATCGCGCCTGAGCTGGAGTTTTATCTGGTCGATATGAACAAGGATCCAGACTTGCCGCTGCAGCCGCCCATCGGCCGCACAGGCCGCCCGGAGACGGGCCGCCAGGCTTACTCGATTGAAGCCGTCAACGAGTTCGATCCTTTGTTCGAAGACATCTACGAGTACTGCGACATTCAGGAACTCGAAGTAGATACGCTGATTCATGAAGTAGGCGCAGCACAGATGGAAATTAACTTCATGCACGGCGACCCGCTGAATCTGGCAGACCGGGTGTTCCTGTTCAAACGCACGGTGCGCGAAGCGGCCTTGCGCCACCGTATGTACGCGACCTTCATGGCCAAGCCGATGGAAAACGAGCCAGGTTCGGCGATGCATATTCACCAGAGCCTCGTCGACGAAGAAACCGGGCTCAACCTGTTTACCGGCAGCGACGGCCAGCCAACCGATCTGTTCCATAGCTATATCGCCGGGCTGCAAAAATACACCCCCGCGCTGATGCCAATTTTCGCGCCCTATATCAATTCGTATCGCCGTCTGTCGCGCTTCATGGCCGCTCCGATCAACGTGCAATGGGGTTATGACAACCGCACGGTTGGCTTTCGCATCCCGCACTCGGGCCCTGCCGCACGACGCGTCGAAAACCGCATTCCAGGGGTGGACTGCAACCCATACCTGGCGATTGCGGGCACGCTCGCTGCGGGCTACCTCGGGATGACGCAACAACTCAGCGCCACCGAGCCGCTCACCACCGATGGCTATCAATTGCCTTATCAGTTGCCACGCAACCTGGAAGAAGGCCTGACGCTGATGGGCGCGTGCGAACCAATGGCGGGCATTCTGGGCGAATCGTTCGTCAAGGCTTACCTCGCGCTGAAAGAAACCGAATACGAAGCGTTTTTCCGCGTCATCAGTTCGTGGGAACGCAAGCATCTGTTGTTGCATGTCTAA
- a CDS encoding aldehyde dehydrogenase: protein MEQKTFAYWQGKADALTFEGRALIDGEFRAAQSGRTFECISPIDGRVLTTVADCAAADVNTAVAAARRSFAAGVWAGQNPRERKAVLLRWAALIRQHEEELALLETLDAGKPICDTTTVDVPGAAYSIEWYAEAIDKIGGEVVPSDHHLLGLVTREPIGVVAAVVPWNFPLLMAAWKFAPALAAGNSVVLKPSEKSPLSVLRVAQLAHEAGIPAGVFSVLPGGGEVGKLLALHSDVDCLAFTGSTAVGKQIMQYAGQSNLKRIWLELGGKSPNIVLADCADIGRAAQAAAGAIFYNMGEMCTAGSRLLVQRDIKAALLDKLVAAARRYKPGNPLDPATSMGAIIDQVQFERVLGYIETGRSEAQLLLGGEAVQQDSGGFYIEPTVFDVPHANAKIAREEIFGPVLSVLTFDTAEEAIHLANDSDYGLAAAVWTADLTQAHEMARRLRAGTVWVNCYDEGGDMNFPFGGYRQSGNGRDKSLHALEKYTELKSTLVRLR, encoded by the coding sequence ATGGAACAAAAGACATTCGCGTACTGGCAAGGCAAGGCTGACGCGCTGACGTTTGAAGGACGCGCGCTGATCGACGGCGAATTCCGCGCAGCGCAAAGCGGCCGCACTTTTGAGTGCATTAGTCCAATTGATGGCCGGGTGCTGACCACCGTGGCCGATTGCGCCGCAGCCGACGTGAATACGGCCGTGGCGGCGGCACGCCGCAGTTTCGCCGCAGGTGTATGGGCTGGACAGAATCCACGTGAGCGCAAAGCAGTGCTGTTGCGCTGGGCTGCACTGATTCGTCAGCATGAGGAGGAACTGGCGCTGCTTGAAACGCTTGATGCAGGCAAGCCGATCTGCGATACGACCACGGTTGATGTGCCCGGCGCGGCTTATAGCATCGAGTGGTATGCCGAAGCCATCGACAAGATCGGCGGCGAAGTCGTGCCCAGCGACCACCATTTGCTCGGGCTGGTGACGCGTGAACCGATTGGCGTGGTTGCGGCGGTGGTGCCATGGAATTTCCCGCTGCTGATGGCGGCATGGAAATTTGCGCCAGCGCTGGCGGCAGGCAATAGTGTGGTGCTGAAGCCTTCGGAAAAATCACCGCTGAGCGTATTGCGCGTAGCTCAGCTTGCTCATGAAGCGGGGATACCGGCAGGGGTGTTCAGTGTGTTGCCCGGGGGCGGCGAAGTGGGCAAGCTGCTGGCCTTGCATAGTGATGTGGATTGCCTGGCATTTACTGGCTCGACAGCAGTAGGAAAACAGATCATGCAGTACGCAGGGCAATCCAATCTGAAACGGATCTGGCTTGAACTGGGCGGCAAGTCGCCAAACATCGTGCTGGCAGATTGCGCTGATATCGGGCGCGCCGCACAGGCTGCAGCCGGAGCGATTTTCTACAACATGGGCGAGATGTGCACCGCAGGCTCACGCTTGCTGGTTCAACGCGACATCAAGGCCGCGTTGCTCGACAAGCTGGTCGCAGCGGCCCGGCGGTACAAGCCAGGCAATCCGCTTGACCCGGCCACCTCGATGGGCGCGATCATCGACCAGGTGCAGTTCGAGCGCGTGCTTGGATATATCGAAACCGGGCGCAGCGAAGCCCAGTTGCTGTTAGGCGGTGAGGCGGTGCAGCAGGACAGTGGTGGCTTTTATATCGAACCGACGGTTTTTGATGTGCCGCACGCAAACGCGAAGATTGCCCGCGAAGAAATTTTCGGACCGGTACTGTCGGTGCTCACGTTCGATACGGCTGAAGAGGCAATTCATCTGGCCAACGATAGCGACTATGGTCTGGCCGCAGCGGTCTGGACCGCTGACCTGACCCAGGCGCACGAGATGGCGCGTCGTTTGAGAGCGGGGACGGTTTGGGTGAACTGCTACGACGAAGGCGGCGACATGAACTTCCCGTTTGGCGGCTACCGCCAGTCTGGCAATGGACGCGACAAGTCCTTGCATGCGCTGGAGAAATACACGGAGTTGAAATCGACACTGGTGCGGTTGCGATAG
- a CDS encoding polyamine ABC transporter substrate-binding protein — protein MRVRHIRLALAGAALTAASFVAWLGHPAAMAAEAQLNVYNWSDYIAHDTVSNFEQQTGLTVKYDSYDSDDTLQAKLLSGSSGYDIVVPTSSYMARQIQAGVYQKIDRAQLPNLAHLSPVLMKRLEEADPGNQYGVPWAYGTDGIGYNVEAVRKALGKSAPVDSWALVFDPANMARLKSCGVSFLDQPSDVFAAALQYLHKDPNSANPADYHAAFDMLRKVRPYITQFNSSGYINDLVNHDVCVSLAWSGDVGIARRRAQEAHLPYEIRFANVREGGLLWFDMMVIPKDAPHPQAAMKWINYILQPKVSASITNAVFYPGANHGARALIAPALAQDPSLYPADEVLSRMSLMRPVPPEVHRLMNRLWAQLKTGH, from the coding sequence ATGAGAGTGCGTCACATACGGTTAGCGCTGGCGGGGGCCGCGCTAACTGCTGCCAGCTTCGTGGCATGGCTGGGCCATCCTGCCGCCATGGCCGCCGAAGCGCAACTGAACGTGTACAACTGGTCGGACTACATCGCGCACGACACGGTGTCGAATTTCGAACAGCAAACCGGCCTCACGGTGAAGTACGACAGCTACGACAGCGACGACACGTTGCAGGCCAAGCTGCTTTCAGGCAGCTCCGGCTACGACATCGTGGTGCCTACCTCCAGCTATATGGCACGGCAAATTCAGGCAGGGGTTTATCAAAAGATCGACCGGGCGCAGCTCCCCAACCTCGCGCATTTATCGCCCGTGTTGATGAAGCGGCTGGAAGAAGCCGACCCGGGCAACCAGTACGGCGTGCCCTGGGCTTACGGCACCGATGGCATCGGCTACAACGTCGAAGCGGTGCGCAAGGCACTCGGCAAAAGCGCGCCAGTCGATAGCTGGGCACTGGTGTTTGATCCAGCCAATATGGCGCGCCTCAAAAGCTGCGGGGTGTCTTTTCTCGACCAGCCCAGCGATGTTTTCGCCGCCGCGCTGCAGTACCTGCACAAAGACCCAAACAGCGCCAACCCGGCTGACTATCACGCAGCGTTCGACATGCTGCGCAAGGTTCGCCCGTACATCACGCAGTTCAATTCATCGGGCTATATCAACGATCTGGTGAATCACGATGTCTGCGTCAGCCTGGCGTGGTCGGGTGATGTCGGGATTGCACGGCGCAGGGCACAGGAAGCGCATCTGCCGTACGAGATCCGCTTTGCCAATGTGCGCGAAGGTGGGCTTCTGTGGTTCGACATGATGGTCATACCCAAAGATGCCCCACACCCCCAGGCTGCGATGAAGTGGATCAACTACATCCTGCAGCCGAAGGTCAGCGCCTCAATCACCAACGCGGTGTTCTATCCCGGTGCCAACCATGGCGCACGCGCGCTGATCGCACCCGCACTCGCGCAAGACCCCAGTCTCTATCCGGCAGATGAGGTGCTGTCCCGCATGAGCCTGATGCGTCCCGTGCCGCCCGAGGTCCATCGCCTGATGAACCGTTTATGGGCGCAACTCAAGACCGGGCACTAA
- a CDS encoding aspartate aminotransferase family protein produces the protein MTRFEPASAYVLPAQSATSAAPQRSTDEYRALDAAHHLHPFSDMGALNRAGSRVIVKAKGVYLWDSDGTKMIDGMAGLWCVNVGYGRKELAEAAYRQMQELPFYNTFFKTTHPPVIELSALLAELTPAPFKHFFYCNSGSEGNDTVLRIVHHYWATQGQRKKKYVISRKNGYHGSTIAGGTLGGMGYMHEQMLSQVEHIEHIDQPYYFGEAQPDETPEAFGLARARQLENKILELGAENVAAFIGEPFQGAGGVIFPPATYWPEIQRICRKYDILLVADEVIGGFGRTGEWFAHQHFGFEPDLITMAKGLTSGYVPMGAVGLHERIAHAIIDNGEFNHGLTYSGHPVAAAVAVANLKLLRDEKIVERVKHDTGPYFQQQLRETFAQHPLVGEIAGTGLVAGLQLAEVPRTRKRFANGGEVGTVCRDFCFNSGLVMRATGDRMLLSPPLVITRSEIDEIIAKAKGALDATAEQFGLAARA, from the coding sequence ATGACCCGTTTTGAACCAGCCAGCGCCTATGTGCTTCCCGCACAAAGCGCGACCAGCGCCGCGCCGCAGCGCAGCACCGACGAATACCGCGCGCTCGATGCCGCGCATCACCTTCATCCGTTCTCCGATATGGGCGCGCTCAATCGCGCGGGCAGCCGTGTCATCGTCAAGGCCAAAGGTGTGTACCTCTGGGACTCCGATGGCACGAAGATGATTGATGGCATGGCCGGCCTGTGGTGCGTCAATGTCGGTTATGGCCGCAAGGAACTCGCTGAAGCGGCATACCGGCAAATGCAGGAACTGCCGTTCTACAACACCTTTTTCAAAACCACGCATCCGCCGGTGATCGAACTTTCAGCGCTGCTGGCTGAACTGACACCCGCGCCGTTCAAGCATTTTTTCTATTGCAACAGCGGCTCCGAAGGCAACGACACGGTGTTGCGCATCGTTCACCACTACTGGGCCACACAAGGCCAGCGCAAGAAAAAATACGTGATCTCGCGCAAGAACGGCTATCACGGGTCCACGATCGCAGGCGGCACGCTCGGCGGCATGGGTTACATGCACGAGCAAATGCTCTCGCAAGTGGAGCACATCGAGCACATCGACCAGCCGTATTACTTCGGTGAAGCCCAGCCTGACGAAACCCCAGAAGCCTTTGGTCTGGCCCGCGCCAGACAACTGGAAAACAAAATCCTGGAGCTGGGCGCGGAAAACGTCGCGGCCTTTATCGGTGAGCCGTTCCAGGGTGCAGGCGGCGTGATTTTCCCGCCCGCTACGTACTGGCCGGAAATCCAGCGTATCTGCCGCAAGTACGACATCTTGCTGGTCGCAGACGAAGTGATCGGTGGTTTTGGCCGCACGGGCGAATGGTTCGCACACCAGCACTTCGGTTTCGAGCCCGATCTCATCACCATGGCCAAAGGCCTGACCAGCGGTTATGTGCCGATGGGTGCAGTAGGGCTGCATGAGCGCATCGCTCACGCCATCATCGACAACGGCGAGTTCAACCACGGTCTGACTTACTCCGGGCATCCGGTAGCAGCAGCGGTGGCAGTGGCCAACCTCAAGCTGTTGCGTGACGAAAAAATCGTCGAGCGCGTCAAGCACGACACCGGTCCGTACTTCCAGCAGCAGTTGCGTGAAACCTTCGCGCAGCACCCGCTGGTAGGCGAAATTGCCGGTACGGGGCTAGTCGCAGGCCTGCAACTCGCCGAAGTGCCGCGCACGCGCAAACGCTTCGCCAATGGTGGTGAAGTTGGCACCGTCTGCCGTGACTTCTGCTTTAACAGCGGCCTCGTAATGCGCGCCACCGGTGATCGAATGCTGCTATCGCCACCGCTGGTAATTACCCGCAGCGAGATTGACGAGATCATTGCCAAAGCCAAAGGCGCACTAGACGCAACGGCTGAACAATTCGGCCTGGCTGCCCGGGCATAA
- a CDS encoding ABC transporter permease subunit, with amino-acid sequence MTHPNRLLSCTALTLGFSFLYLPILSLVVFSFNESRLVTVWSGFSLKWYAALLDDRELLAAAWLSLKIGLMTACASVVIGTWAGFVLARFGRFRGFTLFAGMVNAPLVIPEVIQGISLLLLFVALEQMLGWPHGRGIATIWIGHVMLCLSYVAIVVQSRVKELDRSLEEAALNLGATPFKVFFLITLPLIAQALVSGWLLSFTLSIDDLVLSAFLSGPGSTTLPLIVFSRVRLGLNPEMNALATLFISSVTIGVIGINHGLLKRERRRTRDMQLACTASAADTQTDAPRYPDVPAATRT; translated from the coding sequence ATGACCCACCCTAACCGCTTGCTGTCATGCACAGCGCTCACGCTCGGTTTTTCGTTTCTCTATCTGCCGATCCTCAGCCTCGTCGTGTTTTCGTTTAACGAATCCAGGCTCGTCACCGTCTGGTCCGGCTTCTCGCTGAAGTGGTATGCCGCGCTGCTGGATGACCGGGAACTGCTGGCGGCGGCCTGGCTATCGCTGAAAATCGGCCTGATGACCGCCTGCGCCTCGGTCGTGATCGGCACGTGGGCGGGCTTCGTGCTGGCACGCTTTGGCCGTTTTCGCGGCTTCACCCTGTTCGCTGGAATGGTGAATGCGCCGCTGGTAATTCCCGAGGTAATCCAGGGCATTTCGCTGCTGTTGCTATTCGTCGCGCTCGAACAAATGCTGGGCTGGCCGCACGGCCGTGGCATCGCCACCATCTGGATCGGCCACGTGATGCTGTGCCTGTCGTATGTCGCCATCGTCGTGCAGTCACGCGTGAAAGAGCTCGACCGCTCACTCGAAGAAGCCGCGCTGAACCTGGGCGCGACGCCGTTCAAAGTGTTCTTTCTGATTACGCTACCGCTCATTGCGCAAGCGCTGGTATCGGGCTGGCTGCTATCGTTCACGCTTTCGATTGATGATCTGGTGCTCTCGGCCTTTCTCTCCGGCCCCGGCTCAACCACCCTGCCACTAATCGTGTTTTCGCGCGTGCGGCTGGGCTTGAATCCAGAGATGAATGCACTTGCCACGCTGTTTATCAGCAGCGTGACCATCGGCGTCATCGGCATCAACCACGGGCTGCTGAAACGCGAACGGCGCCGCACGCGTGACATGCAGCTAGCGTGCACCGCAAGCGCGGCAGATACCCAGACCGATGCCCCGCGTTATCCGGATGTGCCAGCCGCCACCCGAACCTAG
- a CDS encoding gamma-glutamyl-gamma-aminobutyrate hydrolase family protein, with the protein MTAKPLVGVSADRIITGLHPTHAAGEKYLTAVVDGAQALALVVPALGERQAATALLAALDGLLFTGSYSNVEPQRYGGHASAPGTLHDAARDATTLPLMQAALHAGVPVLAICRGFQEMNVVFGGTLHQQVHDVPGLADHRENKNDSLDLQYGPAHDLRLTPGGLLASLAGSTRARVNSLHGQGIAQLGAGLVAEALAPDGLIEAISVAAPNAFALGVQWHPEWQHGSDPLSTAIFRAFGAACRERMRLRASRDAASAAQPA; encoded by the coding sequence ATGACAGCCAAACCGCTCGTCGGTGTTAGTGCCGACCGAATCATCACCGGACTTCACCCAACGCACGCCGCCGGTGAAAAGTACCTCACCGCTGTGGTCGATGGCGCGCAAGCGCTGGCCCTGGTCGTACCGGCACTGGGCGAGCGTCAAGCGGCCACAGCGCTGCTCGCGGCACTCGATGGCTTGCTGTTTACCGGCAGCTATTCGAACGTCGAGCCGCAGCGTTATGGCGGCCACGCCAGCGCACCCGGCACGCTGCACGACGCCGCACGCGATGCCACCACGCTGCCGCTCATGCAGGCGGCGCTTCACGCTGGTGTGCCGGTGCTAGCCATCTGCCGCGGCTTTCAGGAAATGAATGTGGTGTTCGGCGGCACCTTGCATCAGCAGGTTCACGACGTGCCCGGGCTCGCCGATCACCGCGAGAACAAGAACGACTCGCTCGATCTGCAATACGGCCCAGCGCACGACCTTCGTCTGACGCCAGGCGGGCTGCTGGCCAGCCTCGCGGGCAGCACCAGGGCACGGGTGAATTCGCTGCACGGCCAAGGCATTGCTCAGCTTGGTGCGGGCCTCGTGGCCGAAGCACTCGCCCCAGACGGACTCATCGAAGCCATTAGCGTTGCCGCGCCGAACGCTTTCGCGCTAGGGGTGCAATGGCATCCCGAATGGCAGCACGGCAGCGACCCACTTTCCACCGCGATCTTCCGCGCGTTCGGTGCAGCATGCCGCGAGCGGATGCGCCTCAGGGCCAGCCGGGACGCGGCATCCGCCGCCCAGCCCGCGTAA
- a CDS encoding ABC transporter permease subunit, translated as MKHTTSSPSLPLSPAAASPRVTPSWFRQRLARLRPSGRSLVIGPPFVWLTVFFALPFVLVLKISFAEMHLGIPPYTGLATLRDGALHLSLQFSHYAFLLEDSLYVATWLSSVKMAGVSTVCCLLLGFPMAYYIARSAPGTRHLLMMAVMLPFWTSFLIRVYAWIGILKDEGLLNHLLLALGLIHSPLHLYRTEAGVYLGMVYSYLPFMVMPLYAHLVKMDLRLLEAAYDLGAKPWTAFTRITLPLSKNGIIAGSLLVFIPAVGEYVIPELLGGADTLMIGRVMWDEFFNNMDWPMAAAVTVTMVLLLLVPMALFQYYQVKEFEEAP; from the coding sequence ATGAAACACACCACCTCCTCCCCTTCGCTGCCACTCAGCCCAGCCGCTGCCAGCCCCCGCGTCACGCCATCCTGGTTCAGGCAGCGTCTCGCGCGCCTACGGCCCTCGGGACGCAGTCTGGTCATTGGCCCGCCGTTTGTCTGGCTGACGGTGTTTTTTGCGCTGCCGTTCGTGCTGGTGCTGAAAATCAGCTTCGCTGAAATGCACTTGGGCATTCCTCCATACACCGGGCTAGCGACGCTGCGCGATGGTGCGCTGCATTTGTCGTTGCAGTTCAGCCACTACGCGTTCTTGCTGGAAGACAGCCTGTATGTGGCAACCTGGCTCAGCTCGGTGAAGATGGCCGGGGTGTCCACGGTGTGCTGCCTGCTGCTCGGTTTTCCCATGGCGTACTACATCGCACGCAGCGCGCCAGGCACACGCCATCTGCTGATGATGGCGGTCATGCTGCCGTTCTGGACTTCGTTCCTGATCCGCGTCTATGCATGGATCGGCATCCTTAAGGATGAAGGCCTGCTAAATCATCTGCTGCTCGCGCTCGGCCTGATTCATAGCCCGCTGCATCTGTACCGCACCGAGGCTGGGGTGTATCTCGGCATGGTGTATTCGTATTTGCCGTTCATGGTGATGCCGCTCTACGCGCATCTGGTGAAGATGGATCTGCGTTTGCTCGAAGCGGCCTACGATCTCGGGGCCAAACCCTGGACGGCCTTCACTCGCATCACCTTGCCGCTGTCGAAAAACGGCATCATCGCGGGCAGCTTGCTGGTGTTTATTCCAGCAGTCGGCGAATACGTGATTCCAGAGCTGCTGGGTGGGGCCGACACGCTGATGATCGGGCGCGTGATGTGGGATGAATTTTTCAACAACATGGACTGGCCGATGGCAGCCGCTGTCACGGTCACCATGGTGCTGCTGTTGCTAGTGCCGATGGCGCTGTTCCAGTACTACCAGGTAAAAGAATTCGAGGAGGCCCCATGA